One Osmerus eperlanus chromosome 16, fOsmEpe2.1, whole genome shotgun sequence DNA segment encodes these proteins:
- the LOC134036539 gene encoding uncharacterized protein LOC134036539, producing the protein MMNRTMDLCTGQKTIMRQFLILKKLGDVPDQVNLEHIKDFLLREAGFGPAPHHVLRRPVLEGIEKKVFTELENERRLSKQFGRKVTLEGLEMFLGMIRPSAEAEVRNLLLPLFSNLACSAMHDTKGEMESSPPAGDAGSPNEHVPSTSTLLQRAEKLVPELVTATLNYLLEDREEELLGSLFNSEQPGLTSMEGPWAKAAIVDVFRLVEDAASSVLTPQDVSALGSITYRVVKNMVVAIFQKFEHALISFQLIGHDSTEFEGLAVTRSIISAIVDDMEMGDWGTDVPEDFSNQMCEIATTAGTPEVSMKDLLLKAARAIADNNNNISEGLTVKDNLHEAAPKISAQARCLAIAMEDFLQEPVMAHNDKVMKAVITEVTSDQVQPSPRSPKTTAASRFSEETLSNLLEVEAPKVEPELSDEKPSMVIGCVLATNSDLHPMVRHNNLLMF; encoded by the exons ATGATGAATCGTACAATGGATTTGTGTACAGGACAG AAAACTATCATGCGACAGTTCTTGATCCTCAAGAAACTGGGAGATGTTCCTGACCAGGTCAACTTGGAGCATATTAAAGATTTTCTGTTGAGAGAGGCAGGATTCGGACCAGC ACCTCACCATGTCCTCCGTCGTCCTGTGCTGGAGGGGATTGAGAAAAAGGTCTTTACAGAACTGGAGAACGAGCGACGTCTCTCTAAGCAGTTTGGGAGGAAG GTCACCTTGGAGGGACTTGAGATGTTCCTGGGCATGATCAGGCCATCAGCTGAAGCTGAGGTCAggaatctcctcctccccctgttttcCAACCTTGCGTGCAGCGCCATGCATGACACAAAGGGCGAAATGGAGTCCTCTCCACCTGCTGGGGATGCAGGTTCTCCAAATGAGCATGTGCCAAGCACATCAACTCTGCTCCAAAGAGCTGAGAAGCTGGTCCCAGAGTTGGTGACAGCTACTCTCAACTACCTCCTTGAGGACAGAGAAGAGGAGCTATTGGGATCACTGTTCAACTCTGAGCAGCCAGGCCTCACCTCGATGGAGGGGCCGTGGGCCAAGGCAGCCATTGTAGATGTCTTCAGGCTTGTGGAGGATGCAGCCAGCTCTGTGCTCACTCCCCAGGATGTCTCAGCACTGGGTTCCATCACTTACAGAGTGGTAAAAAACATGGTGGTTGCCATCTTCCAGAAGTTTGAGCATGCCTTAATATCCTTCCAGCTGATAGGACACGACAGCACAGAATTTGAAGGTCTGGCTGTGACTCGTTCTATCATCTCGGCTATCGTGGATGATATGGAG atgggggactgggggactgatGTACCGGAGGACTTCTCCAACCAGATGTGTGAAATCGCCACCACAGCTGGTACCCCTGAAGTTTCCATGAAAGACCTTCTCCTGAAAGCAGCTAGAGCTATCGCTGATAAT aacaacaacatcagCGAAGGCTTAACAGTGAAAGACAACCTTCATGAGGCTGCCCCCAAGATCTCTGCCCAGGCCAGATGTCTTGCAATTGCCATGGAGGACTTTCTCCAGGAACCAGTCATGGCTCACAATGATAAAGTGATGAAGGCAGTTATCACGGAGGTCACCTCAGACCAGGTTCAGCCTTCCCCGAGGTCTCCAAAGACCACTGCTGCATCCAGATTCTCAGAAGAGACTCTGAGCAACCTCCTGGAGGTTGAAGCTCCCAAGGTGGAGCCTGAACTCTCAGATGAGAAACCCAGCATGGTCATCGGCTGTGTCCTAGCAACCAATTCTGATCTCCACCCCATGGTGAGACACAACAATCTATTGATGTTCTGA